In Kitasatospora gansuensis, a genomic segment contains:
- a CDS encoding flavin monoamine oxidase family protein yields the protein MDRVPSDRAGLPEPLRAVFATHAEARRRGMPVAEVAGERAEQQLSRRQLLGTAGAIAAATVPAGLLAPSRAAAAAPTAPRVVIVGAGLAGLRCAHQLWNRGTPIASTVYEADTTHLGGRCWSLRGFFAGGQVSEHGGSFISSTDKAVLNLANSLGLQREYANGGALDSGDYAGWVNGSLYNGSQQQDDWIADAFDAFSASYRAIGTPRYDNYTAEAHRLDQLSCLDYLAEIGLPADSRLGQLIQALQLQSGGEPGQSSALNMIGFLGGSSIFAGGRGFDEKYHLVGGNDQLVTGMVGRLPAGTVRQGYELIALARNGDGSYTCTFDHCGSTVSVPADHVVLALPFSTLRRVDLSRAQLSPLKLTAIRQQGMGQNAKLVTQLTRKTWPALGYNGISNTGPLGYQTAWDGSVQLGEAGAPALLVNFPGGDGARDRLTGAAHGPAPAADVNAFLAQIEHVHPGTTAAYNGRAYEDHWSLDPWHLGAYHYYRVGQYTAFAGYEAVQEGRIHFAGEHTDVDNATLNAAVLSGARAAGEITAQL from the coding sequence ATGGACCGCGTACCCTCCGACCGAGCCGGACTGCCCGAACCGCTGCGTGCGGTCTTCGCCACCCACGCCGAGGCCCGCCGGCGCGGCATGCCCGTCGCCGAGGTCGCCGGCGAACGGGCCGAGCAACAGCTGAGCCGACGTCAACTCCTCGGCACCGCAGGGGCGATCGCCGCCGCCACCGTACCCGCCGGGCTGCTCGCCCCGTCCCGGGCCGCCGCGGCCGCACCCACCGCGCCCCGGGTGGTGATCGTCGGGGCGGGCCTGGCGGGGCTGCGCTGCGCCCATCAGCTGTGGAACCGGGGCACGCCGATCGCCTCGACCGTCTACGAGGCGGACACCACCCACCTCGGCGGCCGCTGCTGGTCACTGCGCGGCTTCTTCGCGGGCGGCCAGGTGAGCGAGCACGGCGGCTCGTTCATCAGCTCGACCGACAAGGCCGTGCTCAACCTGGCCAACAGCCTCGGCCTGCAACGCGAGTACGCGAACGGCGGCGCGCTGGACTCCGGCGACTACGCCGGCTGGGTCAACGGCTCGCTCTACAACGGCAGTCAGCAGCAGGACGACTGGATCGCCGACGCTTTCGACGCGTTCAGCGCCTCCTACCGGGCGATCGGCACACCGCGCTACGACAACTACACCGCCGAGGCACACCGGCTCGACCAGCTGTCCTGTCTGGACTACCTCGCCGAGATCGGCCTGCCCGCCGACTCCCGGCTCGGCCAACTGATCCAGGCCCTCCAACTGCAGTCCGGCGGCGAACCGGGGCAGTCCTCGGCATTGAACATGATCGGCTTCCTCGGCGGTTCGAGCATCTTCGCCGGTGGCCGCGGCTTCGACGAGAAGTACCATCTGGTGGGCGGCAACGACCAGTTGGTGACGGGCATGGTCGGCCGGCTGCCGGCCGGCACGGTCCGGCAGGGGTACGAGCTGATCGCCCTGGCCCGGAACGGCGACGGCAGCTACACCTGCACCTTCGACCACTGCGGCAGCACCGTCTCGGTCCCGGCCGACCACGTGGTGCTGGCGCTGCCGTTCAGCACGCTGCGCAGGGTCGACCTGTCCCGGGCCCAGCTGTCCCCGCTGAAGCTGACCGCGATCCGGCAGCAAGGGATGGGCCAGAACGCCAAGTTGGTCACCCAGCTCACCCGGAAGACCTGGCCCGCCCTCGGGTACAACGGCATCTCCAACACCGGGCCGCTCGGCTACCAGACCGCCTGGGACGGTTCGGTACAGCTGGGCGAGGCGGGCGCACCGGCCCTGCTGGTCAACTTCCCCGGTGGCGACGGCGCCAGGGACCGGCTCACCGGCGCCGCGCACGGCCCGGCCCCGGCCGCCGACGTGAACGCCTTCCTCGCCCAGATCGAGCACGTCCACCCCGGCACGACGGCCGCCTACAACGGCCGGGCGTACGAGGACCACTGGTCGCTCGACCCCTGGCACCTGGGCGCGTACCACTACTACCGGGTCGGCCAGTACACCGCGTTCGCAGGCTACGAAGCCGTCCAGGAGGGCCGGATCCACTTCGCGGGCGAGCACACCGACGTGGACAACGCCACCCTCAACGCCGCGGTCCTCTCCGGCGCCCGAGCGGCGGGCGAGATCACGGCGCAGCTCTGA
- a CDS encoding glycoside hydrolase family 5 protein, translated as MRTARPGTIRRLLTRALCVAALLSGLPAGVDAAAAATPQTGAEPAASWTGPLSTRGRWIVDANGNRFKLKSGNWEGAQGTWLGSGDIGDPANHMHGEPGHNMPLGLDRVPMAKILADFHGLGINSIRLPFSNALLHDTTPVPDAAVAANPQLRGATGLQVFDAVVAALTADGFAVILNNHTTSARWCCGLDGNERWNSGQSTEQWIADWVFVAERYRANKRVVGADLRNEIRRDVWDDPNWGWGDSHDANAAFEAAGNRILQAAPDLLVIMEGINWYGIPLNGLPHGRPVLAPVRTLSNTLINSGKLVYAAHFYAYTGPANSGAGSGLGATDDPRYQDFGAAELAQVVDREALFVTQSGQHFTAPVWISEFGAGGRGSNDAKEQAWLRNFTDILVANDTDFAIWPLVGWTKDGAPLDSWALLSYAPDGTRLSIDDPGDWRVTDWRRLVGAPGRTGPVAQVSHWNMLNLDHGDYVVSARMLALPDWDSGARKGSCPDGQRLTGLGRSDSRGLCTDAAQPGATDTPYLRVTDERYVTGGDWASGYNKLQCPDNQLVVGYSVRGSSMASLLCARASAPLPTAGRNVWFDHGDNRPATGGSSGSDWAPGYYKGQCTDQEYLAGVAFTWKWNHGGVPDALLCRPLS; from the coding sequence GTGAGAACCGCCAGGCCAGGCACCATCAGAAGACTCCTCACCCGGGCGCTGTGCGTCGCGGCCCTGCTGTCCGGCCTGCCTGCCGGGGTGGACGCGGCAGCAGCGGCGACACCGCAGACCGGCGCCGAGCCGGCCGCGTCCTGGACCGGCCCGCTCAGCACCCGGGGCCGCTGGATCGTGGACGCGAACGGCAACCGCTTCAAGCTGAAGTCCGGCAACTGGGAAGGAGCCCAGGGTACTTGGCTCGGCAGCGGGGACATCGGCGACCCCGCGAACCACATGCACGGCGAGCCCGGCCACAACATGCCGCTGGGGCTGGACCGGGTCCCGATGGCGAAGATCCTGGCCGACTTCCACGGGCTCGGCATCAACAGCATCAGACTCCCCTTCTCCAACGCCCTCCTGCACGACACCACCCCGGTCCCGGACGCGGCCGTCGCGGCCAATCCCCAGCTGCGCGGGGCCACCGGGCTCCAGGTGTTCGACGCGGTGGTCGCCGCGCTGACCGCCGACGGCTTCGCCGTGATCCTCAACAACCACACCACCAGCGCCCGTTGGTGCTGCGGACTGGACGGCAACGAACGCTGGAACAGCGGGCAGTCCACCGAGCAGTGGATCGCCGACTGGGTGTTCGTCGCCGAGCGCTACCGGGCGAACAAGCGCGTGGTCGGCGCCGACCTGCGCAACGAGATCCGCCGGGACGTCTGGGACGACCCGAACTGGGGCTGGGGCGACTCCCACGACGCGAACGCGGCCTTCGAGGCCGCCGGCAACCGGATCCTGCAGGCCGCTCCGGACCTGCTGGTCATCATGGAGGGCATCAACTGGTACGGCATCCCGCTCAACGGTCTCCCGCACGGTCGGCCGGTGCTCGCCCCCGTCCGCACCCTCTCCAACACCCTGATCAACTCGGGCAAGTTGGTGTACGCGGCACACTTCTACGCCTACACCGGACCGGCCAACAGCGGCGCGGGCAGCGGGCTCGGGGCCACCGACGACCCCCGCTACCAGGACTTCGGCGCCGCCGAACTCGCCCAGGTGGTCGACCGGGAGGCGCTGTTCGTCACCCAGTCCGGACAGCACTTCACCGCCCCGGTCTGGATCAGCGAGTTCGGGGCCGGCGGCCGCGGCTCCAACGACGCCAAGGAGCAGGCCTGGCTCCGCAACTTCACCGACATCCTGGTGGCCAACGACACCGACTTCGCGATCTGGCCACTGGTCGGCTGGACCAAGGACGGTGCACCGCTGGACAGTTGGGCGCTGCTCTCGTACGCCCCCGACGGTACCCGGCTGAGCATCGACGACCCCGGCGACTGGCGGGTCACCGACTGGCGCAGGCTGGTCGGCGCGCCGGGCCGCACCGGGCCGGTGGCCCAGGTCTCCCACTGGAACATGCTCAACCTCGACCACGGTGACTACGTGGTCTCGGCCCGGATGCTCGCGCTGCCGGACTGGGACTCCGGTGCCCGCAAGGGAAGTTGCCCCGACGGTCAGCGCCTGACCGGTCTCGGCCGCAGCGACAGCCGGGGCCTGTGCACCGACGCGGCGCAGCCCGGGGCCACCGACACTCCCTATCTGCGGGTCACCGACGAGCGCTACGTGACCGGGGGCGACTGGGCGTCCGGGTACAACAAGCTGCAGTGCCCGGACAACCAGCTCGTGGTGGGTTACAGCGTCCGGGGCAGCTCGATGGCCTCCCTGCTCTGCGCCCGGGCCAGCGCTCCGCTGCCCACGGCGGGCCGCAACGTGTGGTTCGACCACGGCGACAACCGTCCGGCCACCGGGGGTTCGTCCGGGAGCGACTGGGCCCCCGGCTACTACAAGGGCCAGTGCACCGACCAGGAGTACCTGGCCGGCGTCGCCTTCACCTGGAAGTGGAACCACGGCGGGGTGCCCGACGCCCTGCTGTGCCGCCCGCTGAGCTGA
- a CDS encoding nucleotide disphospho-sugar-binding domain-containing protein, translated as MRILFTGPAAPTHVFPMVPTAQALRAAGHEVLFASPSPMDQLRQAGFPIVEIGDGRPLRDSFVATSGEQPRYARPDLTQDQIIDVAAAAFAHASRATVDGLLATASEWGADLLIHDSCLASAQLVAAKLKIPAALQNFGFISGLDMAARLAGHFTDLYEAHGVAAPAETTPLNVVPVSLGGDAGGLRMRYIPYNGGGVVPADLLRRGTRPRVAVTLGTVVTEVDGVHAITRLIEAAASVDAEFLLAVGDADLSHLGTLPANVRPLPWVPLAELLRVCDAVIHHGGSGSALTAVQAGIPQLVLPQGADNFLAADILTGTGAALRSSSADVDTPLLARLIGDAALREAAVRLRAENDALPTPAALVPAIEALATGAR; from the coding sequence GTGCGCATACTCTTCACCGGACCGGCCGCGCCCACCCACGTGTTCCCGATGGTGCCCACCGCGCAGGCCCTGCGGGCGGCCGGGCACGAGGTGCTGTTCGCCAGCCCGAGCCCGATGGACCAGCTCCGGCAGGCCGGCTTCCCGATCGTCGAGATCGGCGACGGCCGGCCGCTCCGGGACTCGTTCGTGGCCACCAGTGGCGAGCAACCGCGCTATGCCAGGCCCGATCTGACGCAGGATCAGATCATCGACGTGGCCGCCGCCGCCTTCGCGCACGCCTCCCGCGCCACCGTGGACGGTCTGCTGGCCACCGCCAGTGAGTGGGGCGCCGACCTGCTGATCCACGACTCCTGCCTGGCCTCGGCCCAGCTGGTCGCGGCCAAGCTCAAGATCCCGGCGGCGCTGCAGAACTTCGGCTTCATCTCGGGCCTCGACATGGCCGCCCGGCTGGCCGGTCACTTCACCGACCTCTACGAGGCGCACGGCGTGGCCGCCCCGGCCGAGACCACTCCGCTGAACGTCGTCCCGGTCTCGCTCGGCGGCGACGCGGGCGGTCTGCGGATGCGCTACATCCCCTACAACGGCGGTGGCGTGGTCCCGGCCGACCTGCTGCGCCGCGGCACCCGGCCGCGGGTCGCCGTCACGCTGGGCACCGTGGTCACCGAGGTGGACGGGGTGCACGCCATCACCCGCCTGATCGAGGCCGCCGCGTCGGTCGACGCCGAGTTCCTGCTCGCCGTCGGCGATGCCGACCTCAGCCACCTCGGCACGCTTCCGGCCAACGTGCGCCCGCTGCCGTGGGTGCCGCTGGCGGAGCTGCTGCGGGTCTGCGACGCGGTGATCCACCACGGCGGCTCCGGCAGCGCGCTGACCGCCGTGCAGGCCGGGATCCCCCAGCTGGTGCTGCCCCAGGGCGCCGACAACTTCCTCGCCGCCGACATCCTGACCGGCACCGGCGCCGCGCTGCGTTCCAGCTCCGCGGACGTCGACACCCCGCTGCTCGCGCGGCTGATCGGCGACGCGGCACTCCGCGAGGCGGCCGTCCGGCTCCGGGCCGAGAACGACGCCCTTCCCACCCCGGCCGCCCTGGTCCCCGCCATCGAGGCCCTCGCGACCGGCGCGCGCTGA
- a CDS encoding MarR family winged helix-turn-helix transcriptional regulator yields MDRPDLRYADYARDRLAGMPPPADPEAFALAHHLLHLSYLVVADLESRIHRPRGWTLPGFRLMFKLWLLGPTQPARLAELSAMSRSAVTNAVNTLERDGLVERRPLPEDRRAVAVALTARGEDAVREAFAEQTRREQEWFAVLDPEERSTLTGLLTRILAARPDPGA; encoded by the coding sequence GTGGACCGACCAGATCTCAGATACGCCGACTACGCCCGCGACCGCCTGGCGGGCATGCCGCCCCCGGCCGACCCGGAGGCGTTCGCGCTCGCGCACCATCTGCTGCACCTGTCGTACCTGGTGGTCGCCGACCTGGAGAGCCGGATCCACCGCCCGCGCGGCTGGACGCTCCCGGGCTTCCGGCTGATGTTCAAGCTCTGGCTGCTCGGGCCGACCCAGCCCGCCCGGCTCGCCGAACTCTCGGCGATGTCCCGCTCCGCCGTCACCAACGCCGTCAACACCCTGGAGCGCGACGGCCTGGTCGAACGCCGCCCGCTGCCCGAGGACCGTCGCGCCGTCGCCGTGGCCCTGACCGCCCGGGGCGAGGACGCCGTCCGGGAGGCCTTCGCCGAACAGACCCGGCGGGAGCAGGAGTGGTTCGCCGTCCTCGATCCCGAGGAGCGGAGCACCCTCACCGGACTGCTGACCCGCATCCTGGCCGCCCGCCCCGACCCGGGCGCCTAG
- a CDS encoding flavin-dependent oxidoreductase: protein MQITIAGAGIGGLATALSLHAAGFEDVVVHEAAPEIRPLGVGINLLPHAVRELTELGLAEKLAAIAVPTAELAYFNRHGQAVWAEPRGLAAGYRWPQYSVHRGRLQLLLLDAVRERLGTHAVRTASRITSLRHDSDLLVGADGIHSAVRSALFPDEGAPPWNGLVLWRGTSYGTPFLTGRSMIMAGDGTQKFVAYPIGDGRLVNWIAEQPLDGEPPERGNWNRPADPAAVARQFADWTFDWLDVPGLIAAAEAAYEYPMVDRDPLPSWSRDDVVLLGDAAHAMYPVGSNGASQAIIDARVLAHSLATTGGTAAYEELRRPATTALQLANRQQGPEVVMRLAHERAPDGFDDIEQVVPLAERTEIAAAYKRTAGFDPVLLNSRPSWSVR from the coding sequence GTGCAGATCACCATCGCAGGCGCGGGCATCGGCGGACTCGCCACCGCACTCAGCCTGCACGCGGCCGGGTTCGAGGACGTCGTCGTGCACGAGGCGGCCCCGGAGATCCGCCCGCTCGGCGTCGGGATCAACCTGCTCCCGCACGCCGTCCGGGAGTTGACCGAGCTGGGCCTCGCCGAGAAGCTGGCGGCGATCGCCGTCCCGACCGCCGAACTGGCCTACTTCAACCGCCACGGCCAGGCCGTCTGGGCCGAACCGCGCGGACTCGCCGCCGGCTACCGCTGGCCGCAGTACTCGGTGCACCGCGGCCGGCTCCAGCTGCTCCTGCTGGACGCCGTCCGCGAGCGCCTCGGCACCCACGCCGTCCGGACCGCCAGCCGGATCACCTCGCTGCGGCACGACTCCGACCTCCTGGTCGGCGCCGACGGGATCCACTCGGCCGTCAGGTCCGCGCTCTTCCCCGACGAAGGGGCACCGCCGTGGAACGGGCTCGTCCTGTGGCGCGGCACCAGCTACGGCACGCCGTTCCTGACCGGCCGTTCGATGATCATGGCGGGCGACGGCACGCAGAAGTTCGTCGCCTACCCGATCGGCGACGGACGCCTCGTCAACTGGATCGCCGAGCAGCCGCTGGACGGCGAACCGCCGGAGCGCGGCAACTGGAACCGTCCCGCCGACCCGGCCGCCGTGGCCCGGCAGTTCGCCGACTGGACCTTCGACTGGCTGGACGTCCCGGGTCTCATCGCGGCCGCCGAAGCCGCGTACGAGTACCCGATGGTGGACCGCGATCCCCTCCCGTCCTGGAGCCGGGACGACGTCGTCCTGCTCGGCGACGCCGCCCACGCGATGTACCCCGTCGGCTCCAACGGCGCCTCCCAGGCGATCATCGACGCCCGGGTGCTCGCCCACTCGCTCGCCACCACCGGCGGCACCGCCGCGTACGAGGAGCTCCGCCGGCCGGCCACCACGGCGCTCCAGCTCGCCAACCGGCAACAGGGACCCGAGGTGGTCATGCGGCTCGCGCACGAGCGCGCCCCCGACGGCTTCGACGACATCGAGCAGGTCGTCCCGCTCGCCGAACGCACCGAGATCGCCGCCGCGTACAAGCGCACCGCGGGCTTCGACCCGGTGCTGCTCAACTCGCGCCCCTCGTGGAGCGTGCGGTGA
- a CDS encoding DUF3237 domain-containing protein: MKLAHLAAFDVHLDPVLDLGDSHRGRRRVVNIVGGTFDGPRLAGEILPGGADWQLLHPDGSAEIDTRSTLRTHDGALLHLTTNGVRHGPPEVLRRLAAGQEVDPGEYYFRLFCRFETGDERYRWLNHTLAVASAARTGSAVRYTAFALT, from the coding sequence GTGAAACTCGCCCACCTCGCCGCCTTCGACGTGCACCTGGACCCGGTGCTCGACCTCGGCGACTCGCACCGGGGCCGCCGCCGGGTCGTCAACATCGTCGGCGGGACCTTCGACGGACCGCGGCTGGCCGGGGAGATCCTCCCGGGCGGAGCCGACTGGCAGCTGCTGCACCCCGACGGCTCCGCCGAGATCGACACCCGCTCCACCCTGCGCACCCACGACGGCGCACTCCTCCACCTCACCACCAACGGCGTCCGGCACGGCCCGCCCGAGGTGCTCCGGAGGCTGGCCGCCGGGCAGGAGGTGGACCCCGGCGAGTACTACTTCAGGCTCTTCTGCCGCTTCGAGACCGGCGACGAGCGCTACCGCTGGCTCAACCACACCCTCGCCGTCGCCTCGGCCGCCCGCACCGGCAGCGCCGTCCGCTACACCGCGTTCGCGCTCACCTGA
- a CDS encoding sensor histidine kinase: MYRLHTWLLRRPVVADGAWALGLFLLSEWAGAGLGLLPLGCLVLARWAACFGSPRVSLAGLAGALAFGPLAVAPGVADGSLGYFSAGQLVLIAATYSLPFLLCWLWGRWSRARRAELAELARRAATARTELAREAVRARMAQELHDVITHDLTAMTVQAGGAEHILSVNPRLAEQTVRGIGPQGRRLLAELARLERVLTPSPTHRPPGPDPISTTRAQSGGESGT; this comes from the coding sequence GTGTACCGACTCCATACGTGGTTGCTCCGCCGTCCCGTCGTCGCGGACGGCGCCTGGGCGCTGGGGCTGTTCCTGCTGAGCGAGTGGGCCGGAGCCGGGCTCGGGCTGCTGCCGCTCGGCTGCCTGGTACTGGCCCGCTGGGCCGCCTGCTTCGGTTCTCCCCGGGTCTCGCTGGCCGGGCTGGCGGGCGCCCTGGCCTTCGGGCCGCTGGCCGTGGCCCCGGGAGTCGCCGACGGCAGCCTCGGCTACTTCTCGGCCGGGCAGTTGGTGCTCATCGCCGCAACCTACTCGCTCCCCTTCCTGCTGTGCTGGCTCTGGGGCCGGTGGTCACGGGCCCGCCGCGCCGAACTGGCCGAGCTGGCCCGCCGGGCCGCGACAGCGCGCACCGAACTGGCCCGGGAGGCCGTACGCGCCCGGATGGCCCAGGAGTTGCACGACGTCATCACCCACGACCTGACCGCGATGACCGTCCAGGCCGGCGGCGCCGAACACATCCTCTCCGTCAACCCCCGCCTGGCCGAGCAGACGGTCCGCGGCATCGGCCCCCAGGGCCGGCGCCTACTGGCCGAACTCGCCCGCCTGGAACGGGTGCTGACGCCCTCACCGACTCACCGGCCGCCGGGGCCCGACCCGATCTCCACCACCCGGGCCCAGTCGGGTGGCGAGTCCGGTACGTAG
- a CDS encoding vWA domain-containing protein, producing the protein MTPGTLDRDRLFAARLHAARARPYLATALFALHVVESRRVPTMAVDRYWRCYVSPAFVDRTPEEELAGVWVHEVSHLLRDHHGRSDRVARERGLHGPGERLRMNIAADCEINDDAFGEGLVRPEGAFVPEDLRLPDGQLMEDYLRQFRLGPLTEGLAWLDCGSGADGLERDWELGPDGAHGLTPQERDAVRFRVAQGITGRPGSAPQGWERWAEEAFQAPQPWRELLGAAIRTATSGSGAGQDYTYGRPSRRSAGVPGVVLPILRRRPPRVTVVIDTSGSVNDAELGSALREVAAISRAVGGRRDLVSVLSCDASAGVVHPLCRAEGIPLVGGGGTDLRAGFARALRTGQRPDVIVVLTDGQTPWPSSRPPCRTVVGLFPRPRPASSCDEDDPDYVPDSPPDWARVVEIGSGPGGR; encoded by the coding sequence GTGACCCCGGGCACCCTGGACCGGGACCGGCTGTTCGCCGCCCGGCTGCACGCCGCGCGGGCCCGGCCGTACCTGGCGACGGCGCTGTTCGCGCTGCACGTGGTGGAGTCGCGCCGGGTGCCGACGATGGCCGTGGACCGGTACTGGCGCTGCTACGTCTCGCCGGCCTTCGTGGACCGGACCCCGGAGGAGGAGCTGGCCGGGGTCTGGGTGCACGAGGTGTCGCACCTGCTGCGCGACCATCACGGGCGCAGCGACCGGGTGGCCCGCGAGCGCGGGCTGCATGGTCCGGGGGAGCGGCTGCGGATGAACATCGCCGCGGACTGCGAGATCAACGACGACGCGTTCGGCGAGGGACTGGTCCGCCCCGAAGGTGCCTTCGTGCCCGAGGACTTGAGGCTGCCGGACGGACAGCTGATGGAGGACTACCTGCGTCAGTTCCGGCTCGGACCGCTCACCGAGGGCCTGGCCTGGCTGGACTGCGGCAGCGGCGCCGACGGACTCGAACGGGACTGGGAGCTCGGACCGGACGGCGCGCACGGCCTCACCCCGCAGGAGCGCGACGCGGTCCGGTTCCGGGTTGCGCAGGGCATCACCGGCCGGCCCGGCAGCGCCCCGCAGGGGTGGGAGCGCTGGGCCGAGGAGGCGTTCCAGGCACCCCAGCCGTGGCGGGAGTTGCTGGGGGCGGCGATCCGCACCGCGACCTCGGGATCCGGCGCGGGCCAGGACTACACCTACGGCCGGCCGTCCCGGCGGTCGGCCGGCGTACCCGGTGTCGTCCTGCCGATCCTGCGGCGCCGGCCGCCCCGGGTCACCGTGGTGATCGACACATCCGGGTCGGTCAATGACGCCGAACTGGGCAGCGCACTCAGGGAGGTTGCCGCGATCTCCCGTGCGGTGGGCGGCCGTCGCGACCTGGTCAGCGTGCTCTCCTGCGACGCGTCGGCCGGGGTCGTGCACCCGCTCTGCCGCGCCGAGGGTATCCCGCTGGTGGGCGGTGGCGGAACGGACCTGCGGGCCGGCTTCGCGCGAGCGCTCCGAACCGGACAACGACCGGATGTCATCGTGGTTCTGACGGATGGCCAGACGCCCTGGCCGAGCTCCCGGCCTCCGTGCCGGACGGTGGTGGGCCTGTTCCCCCGCCCACGGCCGGCTAGCTCCTGCGACGAGGACGACCCCGACTACGTACCGGACTCGCCACCCGACTGGGCCCGGGTGGTGGAGATCGGGTCGGGCCCCGGCGGCCGGTGA
- a CDS encoding AAA family ATPase: MPRYPNSSQLDVAGELLALLRDTTTEPRPDSQLEALTLTVAADLPVLLWGEPGIGKTAALTQLAATLDLPLTTVIASVHEPSDFSGLPVIGDDPAEQGVPMAPPDWAVRLVRAGRGLLFLDELSTAPPAVQAALLRLVLERRIGSLQLPPGVRIVAAANPRASAADGWELSPPLANRFVHLQWTHDHEVVVRGLGGTWPQATLPRLDPERLAASVEFARRAVCGLLAARPGLVHRLPSNEARRGGPWPSPRSWEMALCLVAFATAAGSSREVLSLLVRGTVGDGPGLELLASLDRMDLPDPEELLADPAGAVLPERGDLRQAVLDGVVAAVHNRPSRDRWDSAWALLVRALETGAPDLVVVPATTLATLRCEAWPVPAAIEKLAGVVSLSQRADRTAARVQARVAVGAQAGR, translated from the coding sequence ATGCCCAGGTACCCCAATTCCTCTCAACTCGACGTCGCCGGAGAGCTGTTGGCTCTGCTCCGCGACACCACCACCGAACCGCGCCCCGACAGCCAACTGGAGGCGCTGACCCTGACCGTGGCCGCCGATCTGCCCGTGCTGCTCTGGGGTGAGCCGGGGATCGGCAAGACGGCGGCCCTGACCCAACTGGCGGCCACCCTGGACCTGCCGCTGACCACCGTGATCGCCAGTGTCCACGAGCCGTCCGACTTCTCGGGGCTGCCTGTCATCGGTGACGATCCCGCCGAGCAGGGCGTCCCGATGGCTCCGCCGGACTGGGCCGTCCGCCTGGTCCGGGCGGGCCGGGGGCTGCTGTTCCTGGACGAGCTCTCCACCGCGCCGCCGGCCGTGCAGGCCGCGCTGCTCCGACTGGTGCTCGAACGGCGGATCGGGTCCCTGCAACTGCCGCCCGGGGTAAGGATCGTGGCCGCCGCCAACCCGCGAGCCTCGGCGGCCGACGGCTGGGAGCTGAGCCCGCCGCTGGCCAACCGGTTCGTCCATCTGCAGTGGACCCATGACCACGAGGTGGTGGTCCGTGGCCTGGGTGGCACCTGGCCGCAGGCGACGCTGCCCCGGCTCGATCCCGAACGGCTGGCGGCATCAGTGGAGTTCGCCCGCCGCGCGGTCTGCGGCCTGCTCGCCGCCCGCCCCGGGCTGGTGCACCGGCTGCCGTCCAACGAAGCCCGCCGGGGCGGCCCCTGGCCGTCACCCCGGAGCTGGGAGATGGCGCTCTGTCTGGTCGCCTTCGCGACGGCGGCCGGCTCGTCCAGGGAGGTGCTCTCCCTGCTGGTCAGGGGAACGGTGGGGGACGGCCCTGGCCTGGAACTGCTGGCGAGCCTGGACCGGATGGACCTCCCCGACCCCGAGGAACTGCTCGCCGACCCGGCCGGTGCCGTGCTCCCCGAGCGAGGGGACCTACGGCAGGCGGTGCTCGACGGAGTGGTGGCAGCGGTCCACAACCGGCCGTCGAGGGACCGCTGGGACTCCGCCTGGGCGCTGCTGGTCCGGGCCTTGGAGACCGGGGCCCCGGATCTGGTGGTCGTCCCCGCGACCACCCTGGCCACGCTGCGTTGCGAGGCGTGGCCGGTTCCGGCGGCCATCGAGAAGCTCGCCGGTGTGGTGTCGCTCTCCCAGCGAGCCGACCGGACGGCGGCCCGGGTTCAGGCCCGGGTCGCGGTCGGCGCGCAGGCGGGCCGGTGA